In the genome of Marinomonas algicola, the window TGTCCATATAGAAGATCAAATCGCCCAAAAGCGCTGTGGGCATCGCCCAAATAAAGAGATTGTATCTCTGGATGAAATGGTTGATCGTGTCAAAGCGGCTGTCGACGCTCGTACCGATGAAGACTTCTTTATTATTGCCCGTACAGATGCTTTCCAACAAGACGGGTTAGACGCCGCAGTTGAACGAGCGCAAGCGTGTTTAGAAGCCGGTGCTGATGGTATTTTTGCAGAAGCCGTACATACGCTAGACGATTATCAGGCCTTCTCTAAAGGCATTGGTGGTCGCCATTTATTAGCCAACATCACTGAGTTTGGTGCCACGCCTTTATTTAATAAAGAAGAGTTGGCCGCTCATGGTGCGAGTATGGTGTTATATCCGCTATCGGCTTTTCGTGCGGCCAATCAAGCGGCTTTAAATGTGTTTGAGCATATATTACAAGACGGCGATCAAAAAGCCGTTGTCGACACCATGCAAACGCGTATGGATCTGTATGATTTCTTGAATTACCACGATTTTGAGCAAAAACTAGATGAGTTATTTGCCCAAGGTAAAAATAAGTAAACCGAATTCGGAAGAGGAGAGAATAACAATGGCTGACGCTAAAAAACTCACTGGTGCGG includes:
- the prpB gene encoding methylisocitrate lyase, coding for MANTLSAGARFRKALEDSNPLQIVGTINAYHAMMATRVGHKAIYLSGGGVANASYGLPDLGMTSLNDVLEDVRRITSAVDTPLLVDIDTGWGGAFNIAKTVKDMTKAGAAAVHIEDQIAQKRCGHRPNKEIVSLDEMVDRVKAAVDARTDEDFFIIARTDAFQQDGLDAAVERAQACLEAGADGIFAEAVHTLDDYQAFSKGIGGRHLLANITEFGATPLFNKEELAAHGASMVLYPLSAFRAANQAALNVFEHILQDGDQKAVVDTMQTRMDLYDFLNYHDFEQKLDELFAQGKNK